The following are from one region of the Entelurus aequoreus isolate RoL-2023_Sb linkage group LG17, RoL_Eaeq_v1.1, whole genome shotgun sequence genome:
- the prlrb gene encoding prolactin receptor b — MRGGVCAAMLLLLLLSAARCGLTSPGRPVLLGCRSPEKETFTCWWEPGLDGGLPTTHRLYYQREGLEGTHECPDYHSAGRNSCFFDKNHTSIWVDYYLTVVAFNALRNATSDVLKIDVMEIVKPDSPENVALEVENRAESLSLHVSWEHPRNVDTKSGWVTLEYQLRARQQQRGDWKEYMAGTQTRFTLYSVHPGTVFLVQVRCRLDHGSWSKWSDTSYVKIPNNIYNEKPLWSLILALCAFPFLATLCIVVTKRKSVKHCLFPPVPGPKIQGLDVTLLKSVGSKDMVSALIINQSILPPVARKDHMDDYLIVSDNDGGLLPDKKRSFVMPPSFRLDFHYKDRVEREKSGLSNLNTQSVANQEASNPVAANSCYVDLGMDLGMAAKPKPESNYSRVKEVKSVNMLLLEKGCYTDVPRPDELLENYSQVEDVNNDNRVLFLHRRSGQWDSSCGEDERRQRKPTPRNAHTDVGFIDGGYVEKVPTPPLGQNALMY, encoded by the exons ATGAGGGGGGGCGTTTGTGCGGccatgctgctgctgctgctactttCAGCTGCCCGATGCG GTTTGACCTCACCAGGGAGACCGGTCCTGCTCGGCTGCCGGTCCCCTGAGAAGGAGACGTTCACCTGCTGGTGGGAGCCGGGCTTGGACGGAGGACTGCCGACGACACACCGCCTCTACTACCAGAGAGAAGG ATTGGAGGGAACGCACGAGTGTCCGGACTACCACTCGGCCGGGAGGAACTCCTGTTTCTTTGACAAGAACCACACGTCCATTTGGGTGGACTACTACCTGACAGTGGTGGCCTTCAACGCCCTCAGGAACGCCACGTCGGACGTTTTAAAGATAGACGTGATGGAAATTG TCAAGCCCGACTCGCCTGAGAATGTGGCACTGGAGGTGGAAAACCGTGCGGAAAGTCTTAGTCTACACGTGAGCTGGGAGCATCCGCGGAATGTCGACACCAAATCAGGCTGGGTCACACTGGAATATCAGCTGAGAGCTAGACAACAACAACGAGGCGACTGGAAG GAGTACATGGCTGGCACACAAACCCGATTCACGCTCTACAGCGTCCATCCCGGCACGGTGTTTCTGGTCCAGGTGCGCTGTCGGCTGGATCACGGATCCTGGAGCAAGTGGAGTGACACCTCTTACGTGAAGATCCCCAACA ATATCTATAATGAAAAACCCTTGTGGAGCCTAATTTTGGCTCTCTGTGCCTTTCCATTTCTTGCAACCCTGTGCATCGTAGTCACCAAGAGGAAAAG TGTGAAGCATTGTTTGTTCCCGCCTGTTCCTGGTCCAAAGATACAAGGGCTTGACGTCACACTTCTCAAG AGCGTGGGTTCTAAGGACATGGTCAGTGCGCTGATCATAAACCAGAGCATTCTTCCTCCGGTGGCCCGGAAGGACCACATGGACGACTATCTGATCGTGTCGGACAACGACGGCGGGCTTCTACCAGACAAAAAGAGGAGCTTTGTTATGCCCCCGAGCTTTCGTTTAGACTTCCACTACAAGGACAGAGTGGAGCGGGAGAAGTCGGGTTTGTCCAACCTGAACACTCAATCAGTCGCAAACCAGGAGGCGTCAAATCCTGTCGCAGCCAACAGTTGCTACGTGGACCTCGGGATGGACCTCGGGATGGCTGCGAAACCCAAGCCTGAGTCCAACTACAGTAGAGTGAAAGAGGTGAAGTCTGTCAACATGCTCCTCCTGGAGAAAGGATGCTACACGGATGTGCCGAGACCAGACGAACTCCTTGAGAACTACAGCCAGGTGGAGGACGTGAACAATGACAATAGAGTTCTATTCCTCCATAGACGGAGCGGACAGTGGGACTCCTCGTGTGGAGAAGACGAGCGCCGCCAAAGAAAGCCAACGCCCAGAAACGCTCACACGGACGTGGGTTTTATAGATGGCGGCTATGTGGAGAAGGTCCCAACTCCACCACTGGGACAAAACGCTCTAATGTACTGA